Genomic DNA from Pseudodesulfovibrio sp. JC047:
TGAGGAGCAGGGACTTGCCGGGGTGTTAAGTTTGGTTTGACAATTTGCCCCAAGCAAAAAGCAGGTCGCCGTAAGGGCGAAACCTTTGAAATAATTTCGAAAGACCTTCACCGCGTAGCGCGCAACGCTCAATAAACAAGGAAAGATGAGGCTCTTCTTTTATGTCTTCTCTTCATCTTTCAATGGGAAAATTACCGCCGCCGGAACACCCCCTCGTCGTTGTAAGGGCGAAACCTTTGAAATAATTTCGAAAGACCCTCACCGCGTAGCGCGCAATGCTCAATAAACAAGGAACGATGAGGCTCTTCTCTCATGTCTTCTCTTCATCCTCAAATGAAAAAATACCGCCGCCGGAACTTTTTACGTCGTTGTAAGGGCGAAACCTTTGGAATAATGCTGAAAGACTCCTCACCGCCAAGCGCACAAACCTCAATAAATAAGGAAAAATTGGGCCTTTTTCTTTCCTCTTCTCTTCATCTTTCAATCCCCAAAAAAAAGGGCATGTTCAGACGAACTGAAATTCGCCGGAACATGACCTTTTTTTGCAGCAAAACTGCAATAAAACTGGGGTAATAAAACTTAAATGTGCGACACGACCTTGCCCAAAAAATCCTTGAGCCGTGGGTTTTTCGGATTGTCAAAAAACGCCTCCGGGTCGGTATCGACTTGAACCTTGCCCTCATCAATGAAGATGACCCGATCCGCCACTTCCTTGGCAAAGCCCATTTCGTGCGTGACCACAACCATGGTCATGCCTTCGCGAGCCAATTGCTTCATGACTTCAAGCACTTCGCCGACCAATTCGGGGTCAAGGGCCGAAGTGGGTTCGTCAAAAAGAATTGCCTTGGGTTGCAACGCCAGCGAACGGGCGATGGCAACACGCTGTTTCTGGCCGCCAGAGAGTTGGTCGGGATAATTGCCCGCTTTGTCTGCCAGGCCGACTTTGTCCAACAGGTCCATGCCGAGTCGCATGGCGTCAGGCTTGGACATGCCGCGAACCTTGATCGGGCCGAGTGTGACGTTATTCAGGACTGACATGTGCGGAAACAAGTTGAATTGCTGGAAAACCATGGTGGCTTCGGTTCGTACCATGTTGATATCCGTGGCCGGGTCCATGATATCGAAACCATCGACGATGATGCTTCCCGATGTCGGCTCTTCCAGCTTGTTGATACAGCGCAAGACCGTGGATTTGCCGGAACCGGATGGGCCGATGATGACCACGACCTGACCAGCCTCCACATTGAGGTTTACGCCTTTGAGAACCTTGAGATCTCCGAAACTTTTATGAAGATTTTTGATTTGGATCATGTGTTTTTTCTACCTGCCCGTTGCGACTAAACGATTTTCCACGATCTCGAGAGCTTTGGCAATGCTCATGGTCATGACGAGATACACCAGACCACAGGTCAGATAGACTTCAAAAGAGCGGAAGTTCACGGCCACGATTTCATCACCAGTGCGAAGCAGTTCGCCCACACCGATAATCATAAGCAGTGAGGTGTCTTTGAGACTGATGATGAATTGGTTGCCAAGAGGCGGAATCATGCGGCGAAAAGCCTGGGGCCAGATCACATAGCGCATGGTCTGAATTGGGGTCAGGCCGATGGAACGGCCGGCTTCGCCTTGTCCTGGATTGATGGATTGAACGGCACCGCGCACGATTTCGGCAATATATGCGCCGGAGTTGACCGCGATGATGATTATACCGGCAACAACAGCCGGGATGCGTATTCCCAAAGCCATGGGCACACCGAAATACAGGAACATCGCCTGCACAAGCATGGGAGTCCCGCGTATTATTTCGACATACAGTCCTGCAAATTTGCGGACGAAAATGTTGTGGGAGAGTTTCATCATCCCGGCAATGACGCCGAGAATGAAACCGAAAAACAGACCGCCGACGGTCAGGATAACCGTCATTTTCGCCCCCCCCATAAGTAGAGGCAGGGACTCGATCATTACTGAAGGTTCAAATTCAAAAGCCATAGTCTCACCCTGTGTAAAAAAAACAGTGGGGGCGGCCAATGCCGCCCCCAAGAATAAATCAAGTATTTTCAGTCCCTAGCGGGGGGCAACTCCAAACCATTTCTTGTACAGAGTGGTGTAGGTGCCGTTTTCCTTGAGGGTCTTCAAGGCTGCGTTGACCTTGCCAACCAGCTCGGAGCCTTTGGGGAAACCGATGCCGTAAGGCTGGCCTGCGTACAGGTCGCCTACAATTTTGACCTGACCCTTGCCGCGTTTGGAAACAAACGATTCAACAACAGGTTTGTCAAACATGACCGCATCAACGCCGCCGGTCAGCAATTCCATGAACATGGCATTGTCATTGGGGAACAATTTGACGTCTTTGGGTGTGGCGTTTTCCTTGAGAAATTCAACGCTGGTCGTTCCCTGTTTCGTGGCGATGACCTTGCCATCCAGTGTTTTGAGGCCGGTGATGCTGTCGTCGTCAGCCTTGACCAGAAGCAGCAGACCGGAATTATAGTAGCCGTCGGAAAAATCGATGACTTCTCTGCGTTTGTCCGTGATGGACATACCGGCGATTCCGGCATCCAACTGTGAGGACTGCAAGCCCGGGACAATGCCTTTGAACGCCATTGGCTGCAATTTGTATTCAACGCCGATTTCTTTGGCGATGGCAGCCCATATCTCGACATCGAAACCAGTGTGTTCACCGGTCTTCGGGTCCTTGAATTCGAACGGGGGGAAGTTGGTGTCAGTCGCGACTGTGAGTGTGCCTGCAAAGGCGGTGGCGACCATGGACAAAGAGATCGCACATGCAATGAAAAAAGTAAGAATCCGTTTCATGATTTCCTCCTAAATGGGTATGGCTGTCCAGCAGGGACTGTTGGACACGAGAGTCCAGAAGGGGGGTGTCCCCAATCTTGGATTGAGCAGGATTCTTGTGCCTTGATTAACAAAAAAAATCAAGTAAACGTTGTTCTGGTGTCCTCTTTTTCTGGTGTTTATTCCGTGAAAAAAAGGAAAAGATGAATATACTTCGGAACATTTTGTGCGAATAATTGAAATGAAAAAAGACGAAATCGAACAGTTTTTTGTACTAAACTGAAATGTTTGACGCAATGGACGTTGAATACGATCCGTGTTTTTCAGAAAGAAATGACGCTGACAGAAGATTATTCGATGTTTTTCAAGATGAAAAGAGAGTGAAAAAAAGAAAGTGTTTTCAGTTTGTACTGAAAAAATAGAAATGTTTCTGGTTGGTTCCGTGGCGGGATCAGATTCCTCTGAATGATTCCTTGTCTCAGTCGAGTGAGGAATCCGGCAGTGAAAACGGAAGAGAAATGAAAAATTGACTGCCGTGCCCTTCCGTGCTTTCAGCCCAAATGGTTCCGTCCAGTTTTTTGACAAGGTGTTTTGAAATGGTCAAGCCGATACCGGAACCGCTGAGGCGTTTGGTCATCACCTGTTCACCTATTTCAAAGGATTTGAAGATGCATTCCAACTTGTCGGGCGAGATGCCGATACCTGTGTCGGTCACGGTAAATCGGAGCATGATTTTATCAGGGGATGTCCCGGCGTATTTGTCTGGATCTCTGCGGACATCGAGAGAGACCGTCCCTTTTTCCGTATAGCGGAAAGCGTTCAGGAGAATGTTACTCAGTGCCTGGATGGTTTCCAGAGGAGCACCGTGGACGAGTGTGGGCAGTCCTTCTTGAAGGGTGACAGAAAATTCAAGGTGTCGTTTCTTGGCGTATGCCGTGCAAATTCTGATCTGTTGATCGAGCGTTTCGAGGAAGTTGAAATTTTTAAACGTGATTGCAAGCGCGTCTGATTCCAGCATACTCAGGTCGAGAAGTTGGTCGAAAAGATTGGTCAGATGCACCGCCCCTTCATTGATTGGGGTAAGGAGTTCCTGGTGTGTCGGGTCATTGTCCATTTCGAGCAGAAGGCTGGAAAGCCCCATGATATGATTGAGCGGTGTTCGAAGTTCGTGGCTGATGTTGGCCAGAAATGCGGACTTGGCTCGGCTTGCCTCGTGCGCTTTGTTTTGGCTTAACTCCAGTTCCTGCGTGCGGAGGCTGACCATTTTTTTGAGTTCGCGATTTTGGTTGTAGAGCGCGAGATGCGTTTTGAGGCGGGCTAACACGATGGCCGGATTGACGGGTTTGGTAATATAATCGACTGCCCCCAGCCCCAGTCCCTTGGCTTCGTCTTCAGTTTGGCTTTTGGCGGTGATGAAAATGATGGGGATTTTGGTCGTGCGTTCATCGCTTTTGAGTCGAGTACAGACTTCGTACCCGTCCATTTCTGGCATCATGATGTCCAGAAGGATGATGTCAGGCAGTGAGTCTTGAAGCAGCTCAAGCGCTGTCGGTCCATTCAGAGCGACGAGAAGCTTGTACTGATCTTCAAGAATATCGACCAGAAGGTCTATGTTGAGCCTGTTGTCGTCAACAATCAGGACTGTGGGTGTGTCCTTTACGCGCATGGTTTTCCTTTGAAACGGATATAACCGCCCACTAGATAGTTAGCTAATTATGCGCGGGTGGGCAACAAATTCAGGCGAAAGACCGTTTTTTATAACCCCTTCTTCGGGTCGAAGCTTTGTCCCAGGGCGGCAGGGGCCTCAATGGACCAGCCTTTGGAGAAGGTCTTGAGGAGTGGGTGTTGACGGATAATATCCTGAATCCATCCCATACGGCCAAGATTGACGGCAAGCAGGGTGAGAATCATCATCGGGAATGGAGCGACTTGGAAAACTGGTGCCGGTATGGAGGGGAAGAGTTCCTGCAAATAAATGCCGGAAACCTGCAAAGCCGCGAAGAAAAATGCGCCCAATGCGGCCCGAACCGGGTGCCAGCCGCCGAAGATGACAATGGCCAGAGCGATCCAGCCTGCGCCTTCACAGCCCTGGGGACGACCCCATCCGGGTTTGACGGCAAGAGAGTATGCCGCACCAGCCATGCCCACGAGTGCGCCGCCAGCCAAGCAGTAATAGAGCCTGACCAGTCGCACACGAATACCTCGTCCGAAAGCGGCTCTGGGGGACTCGCCAACAGCGCGGAGTTTCATGCCGCCTTCGGTTCGATACATCCACCACCAGCAGGTGACGATGGAGAGCATCGCGATATAGACGACCGGGGATTGCGTGCTGAAGATCGGGCCGATCAACGGAATGGTGCCGATGCCGGGAATGGACCATATTCCGAGGTCCGGGCCGGGTTGGCGAGAATAGGTGTGTCCCAGAAAATAGGCGAGGTCGCGGCAGAGCAGGGTCAGAATGAATCCCACGGCGAACTGGGATTGTCCGAGATAGATGCCGACAATACCGAGGAGTCCGGCAATGGCGGCTCCTGTTGCCATACCGGCCAGCAGGCCGATCCATGGGTTGTCAAAGGTGACGGAAACAACAAACGCGGCCATGGCGGACAGCAGAATCGAGCCATCCAGCGACAGGTTGATGATACCGGCTTTTTCCGTGAGCGTTTCACCGAGTGTGGCGAGCACAAGCGGTGCGCCCGCGACGAGAATGGCGGCAATGGTCAGTCCGAACGTGTCCATTTAATCGACCTCCTTCCGTTGTTTGAGCCAGAGGCGAAGTCCCTGAACAATGAACAGGGAAAGGACCATGACGCCTTGAATGACGCCGGATAGGGAGGAGTCGAGTCCAAGCTGAAGTGGCAACTGGATGGAGCCGACATTGAGTATGGCGAAAAAGAGACAGATGAACGGGACCAGTGGCAGTCGGAATGACGCCATCATGCCAACGAGTAGGGCCGTGTAGCCGTAGTTGGATGAGATAGCGGGGAGCAGCCGGTGGTAGACGCCGAGTACCTGCGTCGCTCCGGCTAGTCCGGCCAATGCGCCGCAGATCATGAATGCCTGGAGCAGGCGGCGTCGGGGGCCCAATGAAAACAGGGTGGCGGCTTTGGGATTTTCACCCACCGCGCGCATTTTGAGTCCCCATTTGGTGCGGTACAGTAGAATGTAGACAAAAATGGTGGCGACCACGGCAAGGGCCAGTCCGACCCAGCTGACGGAGAGCGAGCCGATCCGGGGCAACCAGAGTGAAATATCCAGTGGTTCCGTGCCGGACATGGAGGCCACGCCGGGGCGTTTCCATGGTCCGAAAATGAGCCAGAGTGTGATGCCCAGGGCGACGAAGTTGAGGCCCAGTCCGGAAAAGATTTCATGGACGCGACCAAAGACGCGCAGACAGCCCGCAAGGAGTGCCCAGAGTGCGCCGCCGAGCATGGCCGCACCGATGGCGAGGGCGATCTGAAGGACGCCGCCGTCATCATATGGTCGTAGGGCAGCGGTACAGAAAATGGCCCCCATGATTATCTGGCCTTCCACACCGATATTCCACAGTCGGGCCGTGAACGGAACCAGCAGTCCCACGGCACAGAGGGTGAGCGGTACCCAACCTGCCAGGACACGCCCTATTTTCGACATGGACCCGACGCCGCCCTTGAACAGAATATAGATGGTTTCAAAGGGGGGTGCGCCAGCAGGCCACGCCACGAGAACGGTCAGGAGCAGGGCCAGACCAAGGGCTGCGCAAAACCATCCGATTTGCGTCAGAAGTGAGTCGCGATTCATCGGGTGCTTTCCTTGATATCTTTCATGCTTTTTCCGGCCATGAGTGCGCCGATCACATCCATGCAGATGTCGTCACCTTCGACCACGGCCGCAATGGCCCGGTCATAGAAGACAATAACCCGGTGGCTGTGTTCCAGAACTTCGTCAAGATCTGGAGAAAAGAAAATGAGTGTTGAACCGTTGGCACATCGGCCTTTGAGATGATTCCATACCTGCCGGGCCGATCCGGCATCCAGGCCGCGTGTGGGGTGTTCCATGAGCAGCAGTCTGGTTTCATTGGGGATGAGTGACAGCAGGAGCCGTTGCTGGTTGCCCCCGGAGAGTTCAATGGCTTGCGTTTCCGGGTGTGCGCGCAGGTTGAATTCATCCACGCATTGGGACTGATAGAATTCTGTCAGGTCGCCTTTCTTGTCCGGGAACGCGAGCGTGATGTGCTCCATGAGATTCAGGGCCGGAAACAGGGCCATTTGCAAGCGGTCGGCGGGCACGAATTGTACACCGGCCTTGCGCAGTGTGGCAAAGTCGTTGGAACGATAGGTGGTCGAGTCCAACGCAAGTGTGCCACCGGGCATCCGGTCCAGTCCGCAGAGTCCTCGAAGAAA
This window encodes:
- a CDS encoding ABC transporter permease — its product is MDTFGLTIAAILVAGAPLVLATLGETLTEKAGIINLSLDGSILLSAMAAFVVSVTFDNPWIGLLAGMATGAAIAGLLGIVGIYLGQSQFAVGFILTLLCRDLAYFLGHTYSRQPGPDLGIWSIPGIGTIPLIGPIFSTQSPVVYIAMLSIVTCWWWMYRTEGGMKLRAVGESPRAAFGRGIRVRLVRLYYCLAGGALVGMAGAAYSLAVKPGWGRPQGCEGAGWIALAIVIFGGWHPVRAALGAFFFAALQVSGIYLQELFPSIPAPVFQVAPFPMMILTLLAVNLGRMGWIQDIIRQHPLLKTFSKGWSIEAPAALGQSFDPKKGL
- a CDS encoding ABC transporter permease, encoding MNRDSLLTQIGWFCAALGLALLLTVLVAWPAGAPPFETIYILFKGGVGSMSKIGRVLAGWVPLTLCAVGLLVPFTARLWNIGVEGQIIMGAIFCTAALRPYDDGGVLQIALAIGAAMLGGALWALLAGCLRVFGRVHEIFSGLGLNFVALGITLWLIFGPWKRPGVASMSGTEPLDISLWLPRIGSLSVSWVGLALAVVATIFVYILLYRTKWGLKMRAVGENPKAATLFSLGPRRRLLQAFMICGALAGLAGATQVLGVYHRLLPAISSNYGYTALLVGMMASFRLPLVPFICLFFAILNVGSIQLPLQLGLDSSLSGVIQGVMVLSLFIVQGLRLWLKQRKEVD
- a CDS encoding amino acid ABC transporter ATP-binding protein, whose protein sequence is MIQIKNLHKSFGDLKVLKGVNLNVEAGQVVVIIGPSGSGKSTVLRCINKLEEPTSGSIIVDGFDIMDPATDINMVRTEATMVFQQFNLFPHMSVLNNVTLGPIKVRGMSKPDAMRLGMDLLDKVGLADKAGNYPDQLSGGQKQRVAIARSLALQPKAILFDEPTSALDPELVGEVLEVMKQLAREGMTMVVVTHEMGFAKEVADRVIFIDEGKVQVDTDPEAFFDNPKNPRLKDFLGKVVSHI
- a CDS encoding amino acid ABC transporter permease, which produces MAFEFEPSVMIESLPLLMGGAKMTVILTVGGLFFGFILGVIAGMMKLSHNIFVRKFAGLYVEIIRGTPMLVQAMFLYFGVPMALGIRIPAVVAGIIIIAVNSGAYIAEIVRGAVQSINPGQGEAGRSIGLTPIQTMRYVIWPQAFRRMIPPLGNQFIISLKDTSLLMIIGVGELLRTGDEIVAVNFRSFEVYLTCGLVYLVMTMSIAKALEIVENRLVATGR
- a CDS encoding response regulator; its protein translation is MRVKDTPTVLIVDDNRLNIDLLVDILEDQYKLLVALNGPTALELLQDSLPDIILLDIMMPEMDGYEVCTRLKSDERTTKIPIIFITAKSQTEDEAKGLGLGAVDYITKPVNPAIVLARLKTHLALYNQNRELKKMVSLRTQELELSQNKAHEASRAKSAFLANISHELRTPLNHIMGLSSLLLEMDNDPTHQELLTPINEGAVHLTNLFDQLLDLSMLESDALAITFKNFNFLETLDQQIRICTAYAKKRHLEFSVTLQEGLPTLVHGAPLETIQALSNILLNAFRYTEKGTVSLDVRRDPDKYAGTSPDKIMLRFTVTDTGIGISPDKLECIFKSFEIGEQVMTKRLSGSGIGLTISKHLVKKLDGTIWAESTEGHGSQFFISLPFSLPDSSLD
- the glnH gene encoding glutamine ABC transporter substrate-binding protein GlnH, with amino-acid sequence MKRILTFFIACAISLSMVATAFAGTLTVATDTNFPPFEFKDPKTGEHTGFDVEIWAAIAKEIGVEYKLQPMAFKGIVPGLQSSQLDAGIAGMSITDKRREVIDFSDGYYNSGLLLLVKADDDSITGLKTLDGKVIATKQGTTSVEFLKENATPKDVKLFPNDNAMFMELLTGGVDAVMFDKPVVESFVSKRGKGQVKIVGDLYAGQPYGIGFPKGSELVGKVNAALKTLKENGTYTTLYKKWFGVAPR